The following proteins come from a genomic window of Eleginops maclovinus isolate JMC-PN-2008 ecotype Puerto Natales chromosome 8, JC_Emac_rtc_rv5, whole genome shotgun sequence:
- the LOC134868824 gene encoding tenascin-like isoform X2, producing the protein MGTRGVLGCLLLTALLSLSYAGLVNNILRHRRQTLESPKKGHNITLPSADHPVVFNHVYNINVPASSLCSVDLDAPESTALHPKNEAVVSGHPGTEHTVNGENQIVFTHRINIPRRACGCSEDMPGLKELLNRLEMLEGEVSTLRDQCGSSQVTGKLGTKPYCSGHGNYSTESCGCICEPGWKPPNCSEPECSNNCQDRGRCVDGKCVCFKGFTRKDCTLDDCPLDCGTYGQCVGGECICSYGYSGEDCSQTKCLNNCRSRGRCEDGDCVCDEPWYGPDCSELICPKDCYDRGSCVNGTCYCVEGYAGEDCGERTCPNNCHGNGYCVDGKCVCAAGFNGEDCSRVICLNECNDRGTCFNGLCICDVGYQGADCSQLACLNNCNNRGQCINGQCDCDVGFQGDDCSELSCPNDCQHRGRCVNGQCVCEEGFVGEDCSIRTCPSNCYGRGECIKGRCVCHSGFTGEDCAELSCPNNCQNRGGCIDGQCVCDEGFSGEDCGQKACPNDCLARGYCVDGKCICQEGYSGDDCSVQACPGDCNNRGRCINGKCTCEAGYEGESCADLSCPNNCQDKGRCENGQCVCDEGYIGEDCSEVSPPKDLTVGEVTPETVDLNWENEMLVTEYLVTYVPTKPGGLQQEFTVPGDKTTATVKELEPGIEYLISVYAVLSNKKSVPVSARVATALPKPEGLIFKSVRESSVEVMWDQVDISFDGWEIYFRNTKEENGKTVSTLPPDQNQFIQTGLGPGQEYEVSVNIIKNNTRGPQTSEKVTTKIDGPWQVEVKDVTDSSALVSWSLPVAPMDRLTLAYRPSSEPSQEAVVGVSIPETQYSIDSLQPDTEYTVSLISRSRNVSSDPVIATFTTALDAPKHLKAVSQTDDSITLQWTNSQADVGNFLVKYTPLSGDTHGEELFPRGPGDTTKATITRLKPGTEYGIGVTAVKDERESLPATTNAATDIDPPRDLKEVESTETSLSLSWQKPQAKVGAYRLVYVSRDGEVNEVEIPPTETSHVMYNLTPGMSYTITLAAERGLKRSTPVTLSATTEELKPMVVNLTISDITWDGFTASWSPMGGGFESFVIEVTNLENFEQSQNLSLSGDAFSLGLSGLNPNTSYMVGLFGMYQGSFLEPLYTEATTVNLPVLGKLYISNLTSESFSISWNGTDGKFDGYILEIIDSDWLTEPKEYNISHNAKSHDVKGLRPTTDYVAYFYGTYKGSRTSAVSIVASTAEQPDLSRLVVSNITSDRFSLSWRTGEKSFDNFIVEVRESALPSQAMGRALPGDVHSTVMAGLKASTSYNIKLYASAGGQNTQPLFEVTTTEDIPLLGPLAASSVSPHNLSLSWSTVSGHFDGFVIRVSDPEQQSDTLEFRLPGEARNITVSNLMDATGYDIELYGISHGRHTPTVLTHAATAPLPRVENLTISKITPYGFRVSWEVKQQQQQEELAPSSGGFTHFQIVVTDSGWLLEPQEFTVPANQSHLDIWGLITGIGYEVRLTGVSESGLLSRPLTTVAVTEAEPEVEHLFVSDATAEGFRLSWTSDEDLFDRFVIKIRDSKRLAHPHEYSVRGDERTKVLTGLLSGTEYEIELYGVTLDRRSQPIFGVAQTGLSTPNGLSFSEVMDSSAMVHWSMPRSPVDGYRITYMPFEGGSPLMVTVDGDVFEALLPNMSPGRKYQVTVSAVKGLEESDPSTDTVITALDRPQGLTAANVTDTSALLLWQPSVATVDGYIITYSADSVSPMVEHVSGNTVEFEMGSLVPATHYTVGVHAMGDAQKSDSAVTEFTTDVDPPRDLKAINIQTDGATLTWKPPQAAVTGYTLTFDSADGVIREVVLSPTASSYNMAQLTGSTEYNVKLQAIAGPQRSRHVTTVFTTIGQLYRHPKDCAQILLNGEATSGLYTISVGGEESQPIQVYCDMTTEGGGWMVFLRRQNGKLEFFRNWKNYTAGFGNMNDEFWLGLSNLHKITNSGHYELRVDMRDEGETAYALYDKFTLAEPRTRYKVYIGAYSGTAGDSMTYHQGRPFSTYDNDNDIAVTNCALSYKGAFWYKNCHRVNLMGKYGDLSHSKGINWFHWKGHEHSIEFAEMKIRPANFRNLENRKKRS; encoded by the exons ATGGGTACACGAGGCGTTCTGGGCTGCCTCCTCCTGACTGCTTTGCTCAGCTTATCATATGCCGGGCTTGTGAATAACATCCTCCGGCATCGACGACAGACTCTGGAATCCCCTAAAAAAGGACATAACATCACGCTCCCCAGTGCGGACCATCCTGTAGTTTTTAATCACGTCTATAACATCAATGTTCCTGCCAGTTCCCTCTGCTCGGTGGATCTGGACGCTCCAGAGAGTACGGCGCTCCATCCTAAAAATGAAGCAGTCGTTTCAGGCCATCCAGGGACTGAGCACACAGTCAATGGGGAGAACCAGATCGTCTTCACCCACCGCATCAACATACCACGCCGGGCCTGCGGCTGTTCTGAAGACATGCCCGGCCTGAAAGAACTCTTAAACCGACTGGAAATGCTTGAGGGAGAGGTTTCAACACTCAGAGATCAGTGTGGCAGTTCGCAGGTCACAG GTAAGTTGGGAACCAAACCCTACTGCAGTGGTCATGGGAACTACAGCACTGAAAGCTGTGGCTGTATATGCGAGCCGGGCTGGAAACCACCCAATTGCTCTGAACCCGAATGCTCTAATAACTGCCAGGACCGGGGCCGCTGCGTtgatggaaagtgtgtgtgcttcaaGGGCTTCACCAGAAAGGATTGCACACTTGACGACTGCCCTCTGGATTGCGGTACATACGGCCAGTGTGTGGGTGGTGAATGCATCTGCTCCTATGGTTATTCTGGCGAAGACTGCTCTCAAACCAAGTGCCTCAACAACTGCCGCAGCCGCGGCCGCTGTGAAGACGGAGACTGCGTTTGTGATGAACCCTGGTATGGCCCTGACTGCTCTGAACTCATCTGCCCCAAAGACTGCTATGACCGTGGAAGCTGCGTGAATGGCACCTGCTACTGCGTAGAGGGGTACGCCGGTGAGGACTGTGGAGAGCGTACCTGTCCCAACAACTGCCACGGTAATGGTTACTGCGTAGATGGCAAATGCGTGTGCGCTGCCGGCTTCAACGGAGAGGACTGCTCTCGGGTTATATGCCTCAACGAGTGTAATGACAGAGGTACGTGCTTCAACGGGTTGTGTATCTGCGACGTGGGCTATCAAGGCGCAGACTGCAGCCAGTTAGCGTGCCTCAACAACTGTAACAACAGAGGCCAGTGCATAAACGGGCAATGTGACTGCGATGTTGGTTTCCAGGGAGATGATTGCTCAGAGCTCTCCTGTCCAAACGACTGCCAGCACAGGGGACGCTGTGTGAACGGCCAGTGTGTGTGCGAGGAGGGCTTCGTTGGTGAGGACTGCAGCATCAGGACCTGCCCCTCAAACTGCTACGGCCGCGGAGAGTGTATCAAGGGACgttgtgtgtgtcattcaggCTTCACTGGTGAGGACTGTGCTGAGCTTAGCTGCCCTAACAATTGCCAGAACCGTGGCGGCTGCATCGATGGGCAATGTGTTTGTGACGAAGGCTTCAGTGGGGAGGACTGCGGTCAGAAAGCTTGTCCCAACGACTGCCTGGCCCGGGGTTACTGCGTCGACGGCAAGTGCATCTGTCAGGAAGGCTACTCTGGAGACGACTGCTCTGTGCAAGCCTGCCCAGGAGACTGCAACAACAGGGGACGCTGTATCAATGGAAAGTGCACGTGTGAGGCTGGATATGAAGGGGAAAGCTGCGCGGACCTTAGCTGCCCCAACAACTGCCAGGACAAAGGTCGCTGTGAGAACGGTCAGTGCGTCTGTGATGAGGGATACATCGGAGAAGACTGCTCAGAAG tgtCTCCTCCGAAGGACCTTACTGTAGGCGAGGTCACCCCTGAAACGGTGGACCTGAACTGGGAAAACGAGATGCTGGTGACAGAGTACCTTGTGACGTACGTGCCCACCAAACCTGGCGGTCTTCAACAGGAGTTCACTGTGCCAGGAGACAAAACTACTGCCACCGTCAAAGAGCTTGAGCCTGGCATCGAGTATCTGATCAGTGTCTACGCTGTTCTAAGCAACAAGAAGAGCGTCCCCGTCAGTGCGAGGGTGGCCACAG CGCTTCCAAAGCCAGAGGGTTTAATCTTCAAATCGGTGAGAGAGAGCTCTGTGGAGGTGATGTGGGACCAGGTGGACATCTCCTTTGATGGTTGGGAGATCTATTTCCGCAATACG aaagaagaaaatgggAAAACAGTGAGCACCCTTCCACCTGACCAAAACCAGTTTATCCAGACAGGACTTGGTCCAGGACAGGAGTATGAAGTCTCTGTTAACATCATCAAGAACAACACCAGAGGACCCCAAACATCAGAAAAAGTCACGACCA AGATTGACGGCCCCTGGCAGGTGGAGGTGAAGGACGTGACGGACTCCTCTGCTCTGGTCAGCTGGTCTCTGCCCGTTGCTCCGATGGATAGACTCACCTTAGCTTACAGGCCCAGCTCTGAGCCTTCACAAGAGGCCGTTGTAGGGGTTTCCATCCCAGAAACTCAGTACAGCATCGACAGCCTGCAGCCAGACACCGAGTACACCGTGTCGCTCATCTCCAGGAGCAGAAACGTCTCCAGTGACCCTGTCATCGCCACATTCACTACAG CCCTGGATGCACCCAAGCACCTGAAGGCTGTGTCACAGACAGACGACAGCATCACACTGCAGTGGACCAACAGTCAGGCTGATGTTGGCAACTTTTTGGTGAAATACACTCCCCTCTCTGGAGACACTCATGGGGAGGAACTGTTTCCTCGAGGGCCAGGAGACACCACAAAAGCTACCATCACCA GGCTGAAGCCAGGGACGGAGTACGGGATCGGTGTGACGGCTGTgaaggatgagagagagagcctCCCTGCTACTACAAATGCAGCAACTG ATATCGATCCTCCCAGAGATTTGAAAGAAGTCGAGTCAACAGAGACCTCCCTCTCGCTGAGCTGGCAGAAACCCCAGGCCAAGGTCGGTGCCTACAGGCTGGTGTACGTCTCCAGGGATGGGGAGGTTAACGAGGTGGAGATCCCGCCCACTGAGACCAGCCATGTCATGTACAACCTGACTCCTGGAATGAGCTACACCATCACTTTAGCCGCAGAGAGGGGGCTCAAGAGGAGCACACCGGTCACACTATCTGCAACTACAG AGGAACTGAAGCCCATGGTGGTGAACCTCACCATCTCTGACATTACATGGGACGGCTTCACTGCGTCCTGGAGCCCCATGGGGGGGGGATTTGAAAGCTTTGTCATTGAGGTAACAAACTTGGAGAATTTCGAACAGAGCCAGAACCTCAGTCTGTCTGGAGATGCTTTCAGCCTGGGCCTCTCCGGGCTCAATCCCAACACCAGCTACATGGTTGGCCTGTTCGGGATGTATCAGGGCTCCTTCCTTGAACCGTTGTACACTGAAGCCACCACAG TGAATCTACCAGTGCTTGGAAAACTTTATATTTCAAACTTAACGTCAGAGAGCTTTTCAATCTCCTGGAATGGCACTGATGGCAAATTTGATGGTTATATCCTGGAGATAattgattctgattggctaacgGAGCCAAAGGAATAtaacatttcccacaatgcaaagTCCCATGACGTCAAAGGGCTCAGGCCCACTACTGACTATGTAGCCTACTTCTATGGGACGTACAAGGGATCCCGAACAAGTGCTGTCAGTATTGTTGCATCAACAG CTGAACAGCCTGATTTGTCCAGGCTAGTTGTTTCTAACATTACCTCAGACAGATTTTCTCTGTCGTGGCGGACAGGAGAGAAGTCTTTTGATAACTTTATAGTAGAAGTCAGAGAGTCTGCTTTGCCCTCGCAGGCAATGGGGCGCGCTCTGCCCGGAGACGTGCACTCCACAGTCATGGCCGGGCTCAAAGCGAGCACAAGCTACAACATAAAGCTGTACGCCAGCGCTGGGGGCCAGAACACACAGCCCCTGTTTGAAGTAACGACAACAG AGGACATCCCACTGTTGGGGCCCCTAGCTGCTTCATCTGTGAGCCCGCATAACCTCAGCCTGTCCTGGAGCACTGTGTCAGGTCACTTTGATGGCTTTGTTATCCGGGTCAGTGACCCCGAGCAGCAGTCTGATACACTGGAGTTCAGACTGCCTGGTGAAGCCCGTAACATTACGGTTTCTAACCTGATGGATGCCACGGGCTATGATATTGAACTGTACGGTATCTCTCATGGGCGCCACACTCCCACTGTATTAACCCACGCTGCCACAG CACCTTTGCCTAGAGTGGAAAACTTGACCATTTCCAAGATCACCCCCTACGGCTTCCGTGTGTCGTGGGaggtgaagcagcagcagcagcaggaggaattAGCCCCCTCTAGTGGCGGcttcacacattttcaaatagtGGTGACAGACTCCGGCTGGCTGCTGGAGCCTCAGGAGTTCACTGTGCCGGCAAACCAAAGTCACCTGGACATCTGGGGCCTCATCACCGGCATAGGCTATGAGGTCAGGCTGACCGGGGTGTCAGAGTCAGGGCTTCTCTCTCGGCCTCTCACGACAGTGGCTGTGACAG AGGCTGAGCCGGAGGTGGAGCATCTCTTTGTCTCGGACGCCACGGCTGAAGGTTTCCGTCTGTCATGGACGTCTGATGAAGACTTATTTGACAGATTTGTGATCAAAATAAGAGACAGCAAAAGATTAGCCCACCCTCACGAGTACAGTGTCCGCGGTGACGAACGGACCAAAGTTTTAACTGGACTCTTGAGTGGCACCGAGTATGAAATTGAGCTTTACGGTGTCACATTGGATCGACGCTCACAACCTATTTTCGGGGTTGCTCAGACAG GCCTCAGTACTCCAAACGGACTGAGCTTTTCTGAAGTGATGGACTCATCAGCTATGGTCCACTGGTCCATGCCTCGCTCTCCAGTGGATGGCTACAGAATCACCTACATGCCCTTTGAAGGAG GAAGCCCGCTGATGGTGACTGTGGATGGCGACGTGTTTGAGGCTTTGCTGCCCAATATGAGTCCTGGCAGAAAGTACCAGGTGACTGTGAGTGCTGTGAAGGGCCTGGAGGAAAGTGACCCCAGCACTGACACTGTCATCACAG CTCTGGACAGACCTCAGGGCCTGACTGCAGCTAATGTCACTGACACGTCCGCCCTACTGCTATGGCAACCGTCTGTCGCCACCGTGGATGGCTACATCATTACTTACAGTGCTGACTCGG TGTCCCCCATGGTGGAGCATGTTTCTGGGAACACGGTGGAGTTTGAGATGGGCTCCCTGGTTCCGGCAACCCACTACACAGTTGGAGTTCACGCTATGGGAGACGCGCAGAAGAGTGACTCCGCTGTTACTGAATTCACCACCG ATGTGGATCCTCCTCGTGATCTGAAGGCTATTAACATCCAAACTGACGGAGCGACCCTCACATGGAAACCTCCGCAGGCTGCAGTGACTGGTTACACACTCACCTTTGACTCTGCTGATGGAGTTATCAGG GAAGTGGTGCTCAGCCCGACAGCGTCCTCTTATAACATGGCTCAGCTCACCGGCTCAACAGAGTACAATGTGAAACTTCAGGCCATCGCTGGACCCCAGAGGAGTCGTCATGTGACCACCGTCTTCACTACCA TTGGACAGTTGTACAGACACCCTAAAGACTGCGCTCAGATTTTACTGAACGGAGAGGCAACCTCTGGGCTGTACACCATCAGcgtgggaggagaggagagccagCCCATCCAGGTTTACTGTGACATGACCAcagaaggaggaggatggaTG GTTTTCCTCAGACGGCAGAATGGAAAGCTGGAGTTCTTCAGGAACTGGAAGAACTACACGGCTGGCTTCGGAAACATGAACGATGAGTTCTGGCTGG GTCTTTCCAACCTTCATAAAATCACAAATTCTGGCCATTATGAGCTGCGAGTGGACATGAGGGATGAAGGAGAAACAGCCTACGCTCTGTACGACAAGTTCACCCTTGCAGAACCAAGAACCCGCTACAAAGTCTACATAGGAGCGTATAGTGGAACAGCAG GGGATTCCATGACCTACCACCAGGGTCGACCTTTCTCCACCTACGACAACGATAACGATATTGCTGTCA
- the LOC134868824 gene encoding tenascin-like isoform X3 yields the protein MGTRGVLGCLLLTALLSLSYAGLVNNILRHRRQTLESPKKGHNITLPSADHPVVFNHVYNINVPASSLCSVDLDAPESTALHPKNEAVVSGHPGTEHTVNGENQIVFTHRINIPRRACGCSEDMPGLKELLNRLEMLEGEVSTLRDQCGSSQVTGKLGTKPYCSGHGNYSTESCGCICEPGWKPPNCSEPECSNNCQDRGRCVDGKCVCFKGFTRKDCTLDDCPLDCGTYGQCVGGECICSYGYSGEDCSQTKCLNNCRSRGRCEDGDCVCDEPWYGPDCSELICPKDCYDRGSCVNGTCYCVEGYAGEDCGERTCPNNCHGNGYCVDGKCVCAAGFNGEDCSRVICLNECNDRGTCFNGLCICDVGYQGADCSQLACLNNCNNRGQCINGQCDCDVGFQGDDCSELSCPNDCQHRGRCVNGQCVCEEGFVGEDCSIRTCPSNCYGRGECIKGRCVCHSGFTGEDCAELSCPNNCQNRGGCIDGQCVCDEGFSGEDCGQKACPNDCLARGYCVDGKCICQEGYSGDDCSVQACPGDCNNRGRCINGKCTCEAGYEGESCADLSCPNNCQDKGRCENGQCVCDEGYIGEDCSEVSPPKDLTVGEVTPETVDLNWENEMLVTEYLVTYVPTKPGGLQQEFTVPGDKTTATVKELEPGIEYLISVYAVLSNKKSVPVSARVATALPKPEGLIFKSVRESSVEVMWDQVDISFDGWEIYFRNTKEENGKTVSTLPPDQNQFIQTGLGPGQEYEVSVNIIKNNTRGPQTSEKVTTKIDGPWQVEVKDVTDSSALVSWSLPVAPMDRLTLAYRPSSEPSQEAVVGVSIPETQYSIDSLQPDTEYTVSLISRSRNVSSDPVIATFTTALDAPKHLKAVSQTDDSITLQWTNSQADVGNFLVKYTPLSGDTHGEELFPRGPGDTTKATITRLKPGTEYGIGVTAVKDERESLPATTNAATDIDPPRDLKEVESTETSLSLSWQKPQAKVGAYRLVYVSRDGEVNEVEIPPTETSHVMYNLTPGMSYTITLAAERGLKRSTPVTLSATTEELKPMVVNLTISDITWDGFTASWSPMGGGFESFVIEVTNLENFEQSQNLSLSGDAFSLGLSGLNPNTSYMVGLFGMYQGSFLEPLYTEATTEAEPEVEHLFVSDATAEGFRLSWTSDEDLFDRFVIKIRDSKRLAHPHEYSVRGDERTKVLTGLLSGTEYEIELYGVTLDRRSQPIFGVAQTGLSTPNGLSFSEVMDSSAMVHWSMPRSPVDGYRITYMPFEGGSPLMVTVDGDVFEALLPNMSPGRKYQVTVSAVKGLEESDPSTDTVITALDRPQGLTAANVTDTSALLLWQPSVATVDGYIITYSADSVSPMVEHVSGNTVEFEMGSLVPATHYTVGVHAMGDAQKSDSAVTEFTTDVDPPRDLKAINIQTDGATLTWKPPQAAVTGYTLTFDSADGVIREVVLSPTASSYNMAQLTGSTEYNVKLQAIAGPQRSRHVTTVFTTIGQLYRHPKDCAQILLNGEATSGLYTISVGGEESQPIQVYCDMTTEGGGWMVFLRRQNGKLEFFRNWKNYTAGFGNMNDEFWLGLSNLHKITNSGHYELRVDMRDEGETAYALYDKFTLAEPRTRYKVYIGAYSGTAGDSMTYHQGRPFSTYDNDNDIAVTNCALSYKGAFWYKNCHRVNLMGKYGDLSHSKGINWFHWKGHEHSIEFAEMKIRPANFRNLENRKKRS from the exons ATGGGTACACGAGGCGTTCTGGGCTGCCTCCTCCTGACTGCTTTGCTCAGCTTATCATATGCCGGGCTTGTGAATAACATCCTCCGGCATCGACGACAGACTCTGGAATCCCCTAAAAAAGGACATAACATCACGCTCCCCAGTGCGGACCATCCTGTAGTTTTTAATCACGTCTATAACATCAATGTTCCTGCCAGTTCCCTCTGCTCGGTGGATCTGGACGCTCCAGAGAGTACGGCGCTCCATCCTAAAAATGAAGCAGTCGTTTCAGGCCATCCAGGGACTGAGCACACAGTCAATGGGGAGAACCAGATCGTCTTCACCCACCGCATCAACATACCACGCCGGGCCTGCGGCTGTTCTGAAGACATGCCCGGCCTGAAAGAACTCTTAAACCGACTGGAAATGCTTGAGGGAGAGGTTTCAACACTCAGAGATCAGTGTGGCAGTTCGCAGGTCACAG GTAAGTTGGGAACCAAACCCTACTGCAGTGGTCATGGGAACTACAGCACTGAAAGCTGTGGCTGTATATGCGAGCCGGGCTGGAAACCACCCAATTGCTCTGAACCCGAATGCTCTAATAACTGCCAGGACCGGGGCCGCTGCGTtgatggaaagtgtgtgtgcttcaaGGGCTTCACCAGAAAGGATTGCACACTTGACGACTGCCCTCTGGATTGCGGTACATACGGCCAGTGTGTGGGTGGTGAATGCATCTGCTCCTATGGTTATTCTGGCGAAGACTGCTCTCAAACCAAGTGCCTCAACAACTGCCGCAGCCGCGGCCGCTGTGAAGACGGAGACTGCGTTTGTGATGAACCCTGGTATGGCCCTGACTGCTCTGAACTCATCTGCCCCAAAGACTGCTATGACCGTGGAAGCTGCGTGAATGGCACCTGCTACTGCGTAGAGGGGTACGCCGGTGAGGACTGTGGAGAGCGTACCTGTCCCAACAACTGCCACGGTAATGGTTACTGCGTAGATGGCAAATGCGTGTGCGCTGCCGGCTTCAACGGAGAGGACTGCTCTCGGGTTATATGCCTCAACGAGTGTAATGACAGAGGTACGTGCTTCAACGGGTTGTGTATCTGCGACGTGGGCTATCAAGGCGCAGACTGCAGCCAGTTAGCGTGCCTCAACAACTGTAACAACAGAGGCCAGTGCATAAACGGGCAATGTGACTGCGATGTTGGTTTCCAGGGAGATGATTGCTCAGAGCTCTCCTGTCCAAACGACTGCCAGCACAGGGGACGCTGTGTGAACGGCCAGTGTGTGTGCGAGGAGGGCTTCGTTGGTGAGGACTGCAGCATCAGGACCTGCCCCTCAAACTGCTACGGCCGCGGAGAGTGTATCAAGGGACgttgtgtgtgtcattcaggCTTCACTGGTGAGGACTGTGCTGAGCTTAGCTGCCCTAACAATTGCCAGAACCGTGGCGGCTGCATCGATGGGCAATGTGTTTGTGACGAAGGCTTCAGTGGGGAGGACTGCGGTCAGAAAGCTTGTCCCAACGACTGCCTGGCCCGGGGTTACTGCGTCGACGGCAAGTGCATCTGTCAGGAAGGCTACTCTGGAGACGACTGCTCTGTGCAAGCCTGCCCAGGAGACTGCAACAACAGGGGACGCTGTATCAATGGAAAGTGCACGTGTGAGGCTGGATATGAAGGGGAAAGCTGCGCGGACCTTAGCTGCCCCAACAACTGCCAGGACAAAGGTCGCTGTGAGAACGGTCAGTGCGTCTGTGATGAGGGATACATCGGAGAAGACTGCTCAGAAG tgtCTCCTCCGAAGGACCTTACTGTAGGCGAGGTCACCCCTGAAACGGTGGACCTGAACTGGGAAAACGAGATGCTGGTGACAGAGTACCTTGTGACGTACGTGCCCACCAAACCTGGCGGTCTTCAACAGGAGTTCACTGTGCCAGGAGACAAAACTACTGCCACCGTCAAAGAGCTTGAGCCTGGCATCGAGTATCTGATCAGTGTCTACGCTGTTCTAAGCAACAAGAAGAGCGTCCCCGTCAGTGCGAGGGTGGCCACAG CGCTTCCAAAGCCAGAGGGTTTAATCTTCAAATCGGTGAGAGAGAGCTCTGTGGAGGTGATGTGGGACCAGGTGGACATCTCCTTTGATGGTTGGGAGATCTATTTCCGCAATACG aaagaagaaaatgggAAAACAGTGAGCACCCTTCCACCTGACCAAAACCAGTTTATCCAGACAGGACTTGGTCCAGGACAGGAGTATGAAGTCTCTGTTAACATCATCAAGAACAACACCAGAGGACCCCAAACATCAGAAAAAGTCACGACCA AGATTGACGGCCCCTGGCAGGTGGAGGTGAAGGACGTGACGGACTCCTCTGCTCTGGTCAGCTGGTCTCTGCCCGTTGCTCCGATGGATAGACTCACCTTAGCTTACAGGCCCAGCTCTGAGCCTTCACAAGAGGCCGTTGTAGGGGTTTCCATCCCAGAAACTCAGTACAGCATCGACAGCCTGCAGCCAGACACCGAGTACACCGTGTCGCTCATCTCCAGGAGCAGAAACGTCTCCAGTGACCCTGTCATCGCCACATTCACTACAG CCCTGGATGCACCCAAGCACCTGAAGGCTGTGTCACAGACAGACGACAGCATCACACTGCAGTGGACCAACAGTCAGGCTGATGTTGGCAACTTTTTGGTGAAATACACTCCCCTCTCTGGAGACACTCATGGGGAGGAACTGTTTCCTCGAGGGCCAGGAGACACCACAAAAGCTACCATCACCA GGCTGAAGCCAGGGACGGAGTACGGGATCGGTGTGACGGCTGTgaaggatgagagagagagcctCCCTGCTACTACAAATGCAGCAACTG ATATCGATCCTCCCAGAGATTTGAAAGAAGTCGAGTCAACAGAGACCTCCCTCTCGCTGAGCTGGCAGAAACCCCAGGCCAAGGTCGGTGCCTACAGGCTGGTGTACGTCTCCAGGGATGGGGAGGTTAACGAGGTGGAGATCCCGCCCACTGAGACCAGCCATGTCATGTACAACCTGACTCCTGGAATGAGCTACACCATCACTTTAGCCGCAGAGAGGGGGCTCAAGAGGAGCACACCGGTCACACTATCTGCAACTACAG AGGAACTGAAGCCCATGGTGGTGAACCTCACCATCTCTGACATTACATGGGACGGCTTCACTGCGTCCTGGAGCCCCATGGGGGGGGGATTTGAAAGCTTTGTCATTGAGGTAACAAACTTGGAGAATTTCGAACAGAGCCAGAACCTCAGTCTGTCTGGAGATGCTTTCAGCCTGGGCCTCTCCGGGCTCAATCCCAACACCAGCTACATGGTTGGCCTGTTCGGGATGTATCAGGGCTCCTTCCTTGAACCGTTGTACACTGAAGCCACCACAG AGGCTGAGCCGGAGGTGGAGCATCTCTTTGTCTCGGACGCCACGGCTGAAGGTTTCCGTCTGTCATGGACGTCTGATGAAGACTTATTTGACAGATTTGTGATCAAAATAAGAGACAGCAAAAGATTAGCCCACCCTCACGAGTACAGTGTCCGCGGTGACGAACGGACCAAAGTTTTAACTGGACTCTTGAGTGGCACCGAGTATGAAATTGAGCTTTACGGTGTCACATTGGATCGACGCTCACAACCTATTTTCGGGGTTGCTCAGACAG GCCTCAGTACTCCAAACGGACTGAGCTTTTCTGAAGTGATGGACTCATCAGCTATGGTCCACTGGTCCATGCCTCGCTCTCCAGTGGATGGCTACAGAATCACCTACATGCCCTTTGAAGGAG GAAGCCCGCTGATGGTGACTGTGGATGGCGACGTGTTTGAGGCTTTGCTGCCCAATATGAGTCCTGGCAGAAAGTACCAGGTGACTGTGAGTGCTGTGAAGGGCCTGGAGGAAAGTGACCCCAGCACTGACACTGTCATCACAG CTCTGGACAGACCTCAGGGCCTGACTGCAGCTAATGTCACTGACACGTCCGCCCTACTGCTATGGCAACCGTCTGTCGCCACCGTGGATGGCTACATCATTACTTACAGTGCTGACTCGG TGTCCCCCATGGTGGAGCATGTTTCTGGGAACACGGTGGAGTTTGAGATGGGCTCCCTGGTTCCGGCAACCCACTACACAGTTGGAGTTCACGCTATGGGAGACGCGCAGAAGAGTGACTCCGCTGTTACTGAATTCACCACCG ATGTGGATCCTCCTCGTGATCTGAAGGCTATTAACATCCAAACTGACGGAGCGACCCTCACATGGAAACCTCCGCAGGCTGCAGTGACTGGTTACACACTCACCTTTGACTCTGCTGATGGAGTTATCAGG GAAGTGGTGCTCAGCCCGACAGCGTCCTCTTATAACATGGCTCAGCTCACCGGCTCAACAGAGTACAATGTGAAACTTCAGGCCATCGCTGGACCCCAGAGGAGTCGTCATGTGACCACCGTCTTCACTACCA TTGGACAGTTGTACAGACACCCTAAAGACTGCGCTCAGATTTTACTGAACGGAGAGGCAACCTCTGGGCTGTACACCATCAGcgtgggaggagaggagagccagCCCATCCAGGTTTACTGTGACATGACCAcagaaggaggaggatggaTG GTTTTCCTCAGACGGCAGAATGGAAAGCTGGAGTTCTTCAGGAACTGGAAGAACTACACGGCTGGCTTCGGAAACATGAACGATGAGTTCTGGCTGG GTCTTTCCAACCTTCATAAAATCACAAATTCTGGCCATTATGAGCTGCGAGTGGACATGAGGGATGAAGGAGAAACAGCCTACGCTCTGTACGACAAGTTCACCCTTGCAGAACCAAGAACCCGCTACAAAGTCTACATAGGAGCGTATAGTGGAACAGCAG GGGATTCCATGACCTACCACCAGGGTCGACCTTTCTCCACCTACGACAACGATAACGATATTGCTGTCA